One Streptomyces sp. NBC_00102 DNA segment encodes these proteins:
- a CDS encoding alanine racemase, with protein MALSLYVDTARWRAHQKSVIEQFPGLVPVCKGNGYGFGHERLADEAIRFGSDMLAVGTTYEAARIKDWFSGDLLVLTPFRRGEEPVPLPDRVIRSVSSVDGVHGLVGARVVIECMSSMKRHGVKEEELGQLHAAIEDVRLEGFALHLPLDRTDGSDAVEEVIGWMDRLRNARLPLHTMFVSHLKAAELARLQQQFPQTRFRARIGTRLWLGDHEATEYRGAVLDVTPVVKGDRFGYRQGKAASDGWLVVVAGGTSHGVGLEAPKALHGVMPRAKGVARAGLATVNRNLSPFVWSGKQRWFAEPPHMQVSILFVPSDAQEPRVGDELVAHLRHTTTQFDRLVER; from the coding sequence ATGGCGCTCTCCCTCTACGTCGACACCGCGCGCTGGCGGGCGCACCAGAAGTCCGTGATCGAGCAGTTCCCGGGCCTCGTACCGGTCTGCAAGGGCAACGGTTACGGCTTCGGGCACGAGCGTCTGGCCGACGAGGCCATCCGCTTCGGCTCGGACATGCTGGCGGTGGGGACCACGTACGAGGCCGCCCGGATCAAGGACTGGTTCAGCGGCGACCTGCTCGTCCTCACCCCGTTCCGGCGGGGCGAGGAGCCTGTTCCGCTGCCCGACCGCGTGATCCGCTCGGTCTCCTCCGTCGACGGGGTGCACGGCCTCGTCGGCGCCCGGGTCGTCATCGAGTGCATGAGCTCGATGAAGCGCCACGGGGTCAAGGAGGAGGAGCTGGGACAGCTCCACGCCGCCATAGAGGACGTACGTCTCGAAGGCTTCGCGCTGCACCTCCCGCTGGACCGCACCGACGGTTCGGACGCGGTGGAGGAGGTCATCGGCTGGATGGACCGGCTGCGCAACGCCCGGCTGCCCCTGCACACCATGTTCGTCAGTCACCTCAAGGCCGCGGAACTGGCCCGGCTGCAGCAGCAGTTCCCGCAGACCCGCTTCCGTGCCCGCATCGGCACCCGCCTCTGGCTCGGCGACCACGAGGCCACCGAGTACCGCGGCGCGGTGCTGGACGTGACGCCCGTCGTCAAGGGCGACCGCTTCGGCTACCGGCAGGGCAAGGCCGCGTCGGACGGCTGGCTGGTGGTGGTCGCCGGCGGTACCTCGCACGGGGTCGGTCTGGAGGCCCCCAAGGCCCTGCACGGCGTGATGCCGCGCGCCAAGGGCGTCGCCCGGGCCGGACTGGCCACGGTCAACCGCAACCTGTCGCCGTTCGTCTGGTCCGGCAAGCAGCGCTGGTTCGCCGAGCCGCCGCACATGCAGGTGTCGATCCTGTTCGTGCCGTCGGACGCGCAGGAGCCGCGGGTCGGCGACGAACTCGTGGCACATCTGCGCCACACCACCACCCAGTTCGACCGTCTCGTCGAGCGCTGA